The nucleotide window AATTAACTACAGGTGCTATCCAACTTGCTATTGGACAGAGTAGAGCCTGATTTACTAGCAGTCTGACACAAAATTCTAACTCTAGGCTTGGTGCATGAATCCTAGTAGAGAGACAAGAAAGAGTTGACCACAACAAAGAATTCATTCATGGGATTATTCTAGTAGCAAGTACTGCTTGGCTGCAGTTTTAGAAAGGGGACTTGAGTTTGGTCAAACAAAAAGAAAAAGTGACGCATACTTGTTCATAGATAGAAACTGAACATCCAACGGCAATGGCGGCGCCGAGGCGGGTGGACGGGCGGCAGCTTGGGTGATCTCATCTACTAAACCATGTCGCTGATGAGCTGCACGTGGCTGCTCCGGTGCCTCTCCACGAACATCCTCGACGCGCCCGCCACCGTCTTCTTCCACGTATGAGCGCGCACGCACGCGCAACCAACCAACACATCATTAGCCGAGGCGATCGAAATTGAGGTACAGAAATGGAGTGACGGAGAGACGGCCAGCGTATTAGCTTACCCGCTCCAGCGCGGCGAGGAAGTGCGCGACGCCGGCCTCGTCGAGCCGCGCGCCCCGCTTCGCATGCGCGTGGCTGCCGTTGCCCTTCCGCgcagagaaggaggaggctgtGGTGGTGGTCGGCAGCAGCAGCCCGGCCCTCCAGTCCGTGGACCCGCCGATGCTGTGCCGCGGTTTGGGCGCCGCCAGCTCCAGATCCGCCCCGGATGCGCTGGAGTCTTTGGCGGAGAGCCCCGACGCAACGTGGCGGGACGAGCGCTTGCGGCGCAGCGCGAGGCTGCGGCGGGGCGGGGTTGACCGCTGCTTGGAGCGCGGGTAGGTGGGATCCCACTTGGCCATGCTGGTGCGGTCGTGGTCGGCACCTGTGTGCATACATCGCTGGTCGGCCTCGTGGGAGTGAGCGCTTTTCTCTCCGCCGGCTCGAGCTCGATCGATCGTGTGGTCGTTGTGTTGTGTGTGACCGCCAGTTTTACTTGTCCCGTGACACCGGCGGGCGAAACGGAAGGGAATCTCCATCATCATACGAGTTGGGTGGCGGCGCCGAGGCGGGTGGGTGGGAGGGGAGGAAGGAATGAACCGGGGAGACGGTCTGGTTTGGGAAATCGGAAAACGGCGCGCGGGAGGCGTCGAGGGAGGAGGAGCAGGCGGAGCAGGAGGGCGTGGGGGAGGCCATGGACGGCGGCGAGCTCCGCTggagggaggtggcggcggcgatcTCTTCCTCGATCTGGAGGGAgctggaggaaggaaggagacaAGCTCTCGCTCGATCTGGGATGGATTGGGAAAAAAAGGAGGTGGGGGGTGGATGCAAAATGACCACGAGAACAGAGTTAGGGTTGGTGTGGAAGGGTTGATGACTGCCGTTGGATCCTCGAGCATCTGACGTTGTATAATCCATGATCCTCGTGATATGTTTATAGACCAATCAGAACGCAGCAAACAATTCGAAGACCTTATGACCATCTAAATGGGTTAAAATCAAAGATAAGTTTTTCAGAAAAAAACCACTTTTCACTTTTTAATTCTCAAAATGAGTTTTTTTAAAAGacctaccaaatatttgttgAAATGATCttatattgtgcacaagggtgcatcttggaattccaaacaatgttgcctaagagagttttcattttctttgcacggaaaattcattttccattttccgagtgcccgaaatgagtttttttgtgaaggacctatcatatatttgttgcaaaattggaccaaatcaattttctaaaatactaggccatatttaatgcacaattgacaaaatggttgggtgtcaaaagttttgatccacctctggtgaaaaagacaaattcccgccgatttaATAGGAACCGGGTCAAATTTAAACTGCATCTGCCTCATAatttgctttttattttttccaaaaatcatttctaggtacataagtatctatttaatcagggaaacatcaaaagttttccaagattcaaccactagctaggaactgccaagcccgccgttttgatcgcattttgaaatgggaataaaaaatttaaaaaaaaataaaaattggaaaaccttcgcattgtgtcattatatgtgaccaagtttccaggaaaaataataaagttgtaatacgacaattaatTTAGAAAAGTGTTCTAAAAAATGAGCTACCATGcttgaagattcatggctttcaagccaaatggtCAATCTTATGGctacattcatggcatagtttgttcaaatgatctcatattgtgcacaagggtgcatcttggaattccaaacaatgttttctaagggagttttcattttctttgcacggaaaattcattttccattttctgagtgcccatgatgagtttttttgtgaaggacctaccatatatttgttgcaaaattggaccaaatcaattttataaaatattaggccatatttaatgcacaattaacaaaatggttgggtgtcaaaagttttgatccacctctggtgaaaaagacaaattcccgccgatttaATAGGAaccgggtcaaatttgaactgcagttgcctcatagtttgctctttattttttccaaaaatcatttctaggtacataattatctatttaataagagaaatatcaaaagttttccaagattcaaccactagctaggaacggtcaagcccaccgttttgatcgcattttgaaacgggcatacaAAATTGAAAAagaatcaaaaaattggaaaaccttcacattgtgtcattatatgtgaccaagttttcaggaaaaataataaagttgtaatacgacaattaatTTAAAAACGTGTTCTCAGAAAtaagctatcatgcgtgaagattcatggctttcaagccaaatgattaatcttgtggccacattcatggcatactttgttcaaatgatctcatattatacacaagggtgcatcttggaattccaaacaatgtttcctaaggaatttttcattttctttgcacggaaaattcattttccatttttcgagtgcccgaaatgagttttttctgtgaagggcctaccatatacttgttgcaaaattggaccaaatcaattttctaaaatactaggccatattgaatgcacaattgacaaaatggttgggtgtcaaaagtttttatccacctctcgtgaaaaagacaaatattcGCCCATTCAGTAGGAAACgtgtcaaatttgaactgcagttgccttatagtttgctctttattttttccaaaaatcatttgtagttacataagtatctatttaatcataaatacatggtttggtggtgatacgtcgtggtttggacggtggcccagggccccaactccaaagcgcgtagactcgcatgcccgtcgcgtggtcaccgcctGACCGTGGCATTGCAATCCGTTCTGGGtagcctaggcatgtctagtagGTTGGGCACTCCTCAGGTAGATGCTAGGAAGAAAATAACAACAGAagaatctcacgaggagaccgaactatgctcaaacatgaattagcagccaagtgtttgataaGCGGTACGGGAAATTCACAAGGCTAATGGGCCTGAGTTTTGGCTAAGGATGATCATCTACCAGGGAGACTATCTTggcaaattttcagctcaaatggaggagTTTGTATGgcacttgctttgcaaagtaccacatcGGGCAGAAATATGGATGTTGAATCTGGGCTCAAATGGATAAGTGGGTTGAGCTTAAATTTTGTGGAGTATGGTAATTTGGGCATATTAAAGCACTGTAAAAGTTTTATACCATTTGGATAATcctagcttgtacttccttcacaaagcttctctctgGATAGAAACTTTATAAATTTGCTGAGGAAGATTTAataggaaaatggagctgaatattgGAATGTGGCAATGATTTTTATATGTAAGATGGCACAAAAAGTTTGAGGACAATATGAGGTGTCTAGATAGCACTTCCTTTGCAATCTGCCAATTTGGACAGAAAATAGAAATTGAAGCTGGACTTACATAGCTGATTGGATTATGGTGAAATTCGGCGTACGGGGTTTCTATAGTCAAGGTAATGTcctggaaaattttcaacaattatAAAGGAATATAAAATGtagttgcttcacaaactaaAAATATTACCAGGAACAAAGATTCGATGGTGAGCTCACATGTATTGTTAGATAGAGCTAAACTTTTGTGTAGAGTTATGACTTTGGCatatagaatatgtggcaaaAATTAAACTCATAACGATGTTCCTATCTTGTagttccttcacaatgcttctaggtggacaaaaactttggaaatttgctgAGGAAGATTTGCTGGGCAAATGGACCTGAATTTTATCATGCGGCAATGATTtcgataggaaagagtgcccaaaatttttgagggcaatcaagaatatataaattgcacttccttcacaaagtgttTTTCTGagcagaataggaaaatgaatattgttgaattatttttgaactaggcaaggaaggt belongs to Triticum urartu cultivar G1812 chromosome 7, Tu2.1, whole genome shotgun sequence and includes:
- the LOC125518594 gene encoding uncharacterized protein LOC125518594; translated protein: MAKWDPTYPRSKQRSTPPRRSLALRRKRSSRHVASGLSAKDSSASGADLELAAPKPRHSIGGSTDWRAGLLLPTTTTASSFSARKGNGSHAHAKRGARLDEAGVAHFLAALERTWKKTVAGASRMFVERHRSSHVQLISDMV